The window TTGGAGAAAATATTATTTACACTAAACGAAATTTATTTTGCAACAGATCtcaaattattaattatttattaactttatGAAAACATACAATTTCTGTAAAGTTTCATTAAAATATATACTATGAAACAATTAATAACAGAATATTCTGTAAAGAAAAGCATATATAACttttaatacaaaatgaaatatataaattacaatcaaGAATTTATAGATGTAAGAACTTTATAAACAGAAGCCGGGagcaatttcagaaaaaacagTGATAACAATGGTTGTTGACTTGAAACAAAAGGCACTACATCAGATTCATCAACgttttctttttaaaactgaacTATAAAGAACTCACTATTAATATTTGAATTATATACGAGGCATCAGTTACCTGCAgtataaatgttaatttcatatttcgCCCTGTCAGACAGACAACTAGTGTAGGTTGTGATAAAGTTTATGAATATTACGTGGAAaggtattattatttttaatttggaccacgtttttttccttttgtgatgACACCATATTTTGTTCATTACTAAGCAGAAATAAAAACCAGTTCTAATTAAATTTCCTGTCATTTATAAGAAACGATTTCAATGCTGACAGAGCAGTCTGAATTTCCTGCTGGACAATTTAGATCGATTGTGCGcgtgaatttttttttacaaccaaTTCGAGGCATTCTTGCCTCAGTTCAACCTACCTGCACAGAGAGTGGAGCTGAGGTTCGCGGAATAGGTTGTAGCAATCTTCGCAGATGCGGTCTAGGCGTGCAAAGATGCTCTTGTCGTAAACTCCTTTACACTGGATGTCGAAGAAGGACCTTTTGGCAAGGTGGTGTGGATCCAACGGGCTGGAAGCCGCCGTGGAAACGAGGCTAGCTACGACGAGGACGCAGAGGACGACCCCTGATAACCGCCACTGGAGATGTCGGCACGGAGCCTCtccctgctgcttctgctgctgctgctgcttctggtgGTGCATCTGCAACAATGACATTCCCACGATCAGTGCTTTTGTTGCTAGACGAAATGCAACAGGTGCCTGGCGTTGGCGACACATAGTGCTGAGCAAAACCAGCCACGGATGATTAGTTACGACAAACTGCAGGGAAAGGCACTGTATTATGGGTGGAATTTCGTAGTGGCCGACGTTAGATACCGTTCCTGAAAAACTCTTGTTCAAAAATATTAACTGTCTATGACACCAGCGGTGGGATCAAAGCAAGGACACTTAGAAAGCAACGATAATGTGGATTACTGCACAATTAGTACTTGCTCGATCGCGTGTCTATACACTGTGGTATGGTGAACTCCCGAGAAGAGCTGCAGGGaaatgaaacaacaacaaaggatacAAAATAGTCATCTGCGTATTTCGGTATAACGGATAGAATCTGCAACGTAGATTCATTCTGCTACCTCATAACTTTCGCAGCCACTCCTTGAACAAATACAGCTGCGAGGCTCTTGTCACAGATTTGTAAATACAAATATCGAACGGATGTTTTTTTTTCGCACAAGCTGTCGCGAGTTTTCCTATTcagtcacaacaacaaaaacagagaCGACGAGAGAATCAGTTTGCACACGTCGGTGAATCGCGCGGCGATCCCGGACCGTGATCCTCGGCTACAGCTCTTATCGAGACACTCTGCGACTGGCACGACGACGCGCAGACGAAACGAGCGGAGCTCCTCGCGAGAGGCATGGCGCCCGGCGTGAGGTGTTCCCGAGCCCGCGGAAGTGCGTGTGCGTTTGCGGAGCGGCGAGCGGAGGCGGCCGGAGACCGCGCCGAGCTGCGCTGAGGCACGTGGTGGGACTGGCGCGCCGCTGCGGAGTGCCTGCCCGAGCCGGCCGTGGCCCTGTTGGCCGACCGCCGGCTGAGCCCGCAGCGCCGTCATTCCGCCTCGTTAGCCAGAGGATGTGCGCTCGTTAGGGCCGGGCCGACACGGTGCCTCGCGAGTGCCTTCAGCGCCCACTGCCGGGCCAGCGCACCAGGTTCCCGACACTTGCCGATACCTCACAAAGGAGCTCACAgttccgagcacttcgttcgtgtCTCGCCAGCAGATTAGGTCAAGGCGTACGATTTCCGCTGTTCACATAGCACAGAGAACTTGCCCGCCCAAAGACAAAACAGGGCAGTTCAAAAAGAATAAAACGATTACAAACAGCTGTAACTACTCAGTGCATTGCGATGCATCGATAACAATTAcagaacatgtaaaa is drawn from Schistocerca gregaria isolate iqSchGreg1 chromosome 3, iqSchGreg1.2, whole genome shotgun sequence and contains these coding sequences:
- the LOC126354358 gene encoding ion transport peptide isoform X2; translation: MHHQKQQQQQKQQGEAPCRHLQWRLSGVVLCVLVVASLVSTAASSPLDPHHLAKRSFFDIQCKGVYDKSIFARLDRICEDCYNLFREPQLHSLCRSDCFKSPYFKGCLQALLLIDEEEKFNQMVEILGKK
- the LOC126354358 gene encoding ion transport peptide-like isoform X1, whose product is MHHQKQQQQQKQQGEAPCRHLQWRLSGVVLCVLVVASLVSTAASSPLDPHHLAKRSFFDIQCKGVYDKSIFARLDRICEDCYNLFREPQLHSLCRKDCFTSDYFKGCIDVLLLQDDMDKIQSWIKQIHGAEPGV